From the Natrarchaeobaculum aegyptiacum genome, one window contains:
- a CDS encoding zinc ribbon domain-containing protein: MDRQSDDTPDDERSELDGPSTGSANGRDATTHDEDDHVDGRETPDAEGGEGLNDVGDDSNVNRRASGRTHGPDEQFCSSCGELIKREAEICPHCGVRVAGTSSTDRKDPGIAAVISLIVPGGGQVYNEQIVRGAVFFGIYACFWMFVFVTMLIFIGFLFMFLAPVFHLVAAWDAYAQATKINSGEVVV, translated from the coding sequence ATGGATCGACAGTCAGATGACACGCCCGACGACGAACGCTCGGAGCTCGACGGTCCCTCGACCGGATCGGCGAACGGGCGGGATGCAACCACACACGACGAGGACGACCACGTCGACGGTCGGGAAACGCCGGATGCCGAAGGTGGCGAGGGCCTGAACGACGTGGGGGACGATTCGAACGTGAACCGCCGCGCCAGCGGTCGCACGCATGGACCAGACGAACAGTTCTGCTCGAGTTGCGGCGAGCTAATCAAACGCGAAGCCGAAATCTGCCCACACTGTGGCGTTCGTGTGGCGGGAACGTCGAGCACCGACCGAAAGGACCCCGGGATCGCTGCCGTCATCTCGCTCATCGTTCCCGGCGGTGGACAGGTGTACAACGAACAGATCGTTAGAGGAGCGGTTTTCTTCGGGATTTACGCCTGTTTCTGGATGTTCGTCTTCGTGACCATGTTGATCTTTATCGGCTTCCTGTTCATGTTCCTCGCGCCGGTGTTCCACCTCGTCGCCGCGTGGGACGCCTACGCACAGGCGACCAAGATCAACAGCGGCGAGGTCGTCGTCTGA
- a CDS encoding bacterio-opsin activator domain-containing protein codes for MDAPDDLPAAALETFPLTVAVVDDAGDILLTNRAWREFGRESDPESADESVNHVGVNYVATAAMAEDDDEYAERAVAGLEAVLSGDRETFAMEYPCHTPDRKQWFLMRATSFSIDDDRYVSVAHLEITERKLAELAAEEAAERARERHQTLEHVVDRIDGLVRDVTDAAVGAGTRDEVERRVVRRLVDTEPYVLAWIGRVDVTSRRVSPREWATTSDLGLEDGDLTLGDDDSHPAVEALETGDPVVIDDLESFAEADQWWPVGASTGFHSVAALPLTYGDVTYGVLVLFADDPNAFADRELLVLESLAGTIATAMNAIEARRMLTTEAVVEIELEIDDPGLFATQIADALDRSVRVRGLASEDGTPIAFVYVDDAGVDAGTVSGLEGIANATTLVTYEDGTLLEVALEGGLVPILSERGAVLQGLDAADGQATLVLELANGQAARAIYDVLEDRYDVVDLRSYHERERPARTPQDLAGTLEQRLTDRQQMALRKAYLADYFEWPRNVSGEELAESMGISRSTFHQHLRSAQQKLLEELYDGDTVSRS; via the coding sequence ATGGACGCTCCGGACGACCTGCCGGCGGCGGCGCTCGAGACGTTCCCGCTCACGGTCGCTGTCGTCGACGACGCTGGCGATATTTTGTTGACAAATCGCGCCTGGCGCGAATTCGGGCGGGAGAGCGACCCTGAGTCGGCCGATGAGAGCGTAAATCACGTCGGCGTCAACTACGTCGCCACCGCCGCGATGGCCGAGGACGACGACGAATACGCAGAACGCGCCGTGGCGGGTCTCGAGGCCGTCCTCTCGGGCGACCGGGAGACGTTCGCGATGGAGTACCCCTGTCACACGCCGGATCGCAAGCAGTGGTTCCTCATGCGGGCGACGAGCTTCTCGATCGACGACGACCGCTACGTCTCGGTCGCCCACCTCGAGATCACCGAGCGGAAACTCGCCGAGCTCGCCGCCGAGGAGGCCGCCGAACGCGCGCGAGAGCGACACCAGACGCTCGAGCACGTCGTCGACCGGATCGACGGCCTCGTCCGGGACGTCACCGACGCCGCCGTTGGCGCTGGAACCCGCGATGAAGTCGAACGCCGGGTCGTTCGCCGACTCGTCGACACCGAACCCTACGTCCTCGCCTGGATCGGGCGCGTCGACGTGACCAGTCGACGCGTCTCCCCGCGCGAGTGGGCCACGACGAGTGACCTCGGCCTCGAGGACGGCGACCTGACCCTCGGTGACGACGACAGCCATCCAGCCGTCGAGGCGCTCGAGACGGGTGACCCGGTCGTCATCGACGACCTCGAGTCGTTCGCTGAAGCCGATCAGTGGTGGCCGGTCGGCGCGTCGACGGGATTCCACTCGGTGGCGGCGCTCCCGCTCACCTACGGCGACGTCACCTACGGCGTGCTCGTCCTCTTCGCCGACGATCCCAACGCCTTCGCCGACCGCGAACTGCTCGTCCTCGAGTCGCTCGCGGGCACGATCGCGACCGCGATGAACGCGATCGAGGCGAGACGGATGCTCACGACCGAAGCCGTCGTCGAGATCGAACTCGAGATCGACGACCCCGGACTCTTCGCGACCCAGATTGCAGACGCACTCGACCGCAGCGTTCGGGTTCGCGGACTCGCCTCGGAGGACGGAACGCCGATCGCGTTCGTCTACGTCGACGACGCTGGCGTCGACGCCGGAACCGTCTCGGGACTCGAGGGAATCGCGAACGCGACGACGCTGGTCACCTACGAGGACGGAACCCTCCTCGAGGTCGCACTCGAGGGCGGTCTCGTCCCGATCCTGTCCGAACGTGGAGCGGTTCTCCAGGGCCTCGACGCCGCAGACGGGCAGGCGACGCTGGTTCTCGAACTCGCAAACGGGCAGGCGGCCCGTGCGATCTACGACGTGCTCGAGGACCGGTACGACGTGGTGGACCTGCGCAGCTATCACGAACGCGAACGACCGGCACGGACGCCCCAGGACCTGGCCGGAACGCTCGAACAGCGACTGACCGACCGCCAGCAGATGGCACTTCGCAAGGCGTACCTCGCCGACTACTTCGAGTGGCCTCGCAACGTCTCCGGCGAAGAACTGGCGGAGTCGATGGGCATCTCGCGGTCGACGTTCCACCAGCACTTGCGGTCGGCCCAGCAGAAACTGCTCGAGGAACTGTACGACGGTGACACCGTCTCCCGGTCGTGA
- a CDS encoding phytoene/squalene synthase family protein has translation MQREHIEAGKAIQKRTGKTFYLATRFLPQRVRHPTHVLYGFFRIADEVVDDAAGVPPDEQRAELESLRAQALGEVEADEPVLEAFQTLRERYDIADEEVASFVDAMITDITTDRYETYADLESYMRGSAAAVGVMMTAIMEPEMEETALPHARRLGEAFQLTNFLRDVREDVVERDRIYLPQETLREHGVTPEQIERLEYSPAFADAMAEELQRAETLYREGVAGIRYLPEDCQLPVLLAAVLYAEHHSLIRARDYDVLTDEPSLSTVRKLRCLARTRWHWHWNRDPEAVFQRVSAVPVVEPDRHGPGHGGRVPTR, from the coding sequence ATGCAACGGGAACACATCGAGGCTGGCAAGGCGATACAGAAGCGAACTGGCAAGACGTTCTATCTCGCGACGAGATTCCTCCCCCAGCGGGTTCGCCACCCGACACACGTCCTCTACGGCTTCTTCCGGATCGCTGACGAGGTAGTCGACGACGCAGCCGGCGTCCCGCCGGACGAGCAACGCGCCGAACTCGAGTCACTGCGCGCACAGGCCCTCGGCGAGGTCGAAGCCGACGAGCCGGTGCTCGAAGCCTTTCAGACCCTTCGCGAGCGCTACGATATCGCCGACGAGGAAGTAGCGTCGTTCGTCGACGCAATGATTACCGACATCACGACCGACCGATACGAGACGTACGCCGACCTCGAGTCCTACATGCGTGGCTCGGCCGCCGCGGTGGGCGTCATGATGACGGCGATCATGGAACCCGAGATGGAAGAGACGGCACTTCCACACGCCAGACGCCTCGGCGAGGCCTTCCAGCTCACGAACTTTCTGCGCGACGTTCGTGAGGACGTCGTCGAACGCGACCGTATCTACCTCCCGCAGGAAACGCTCCGGGAACACGGCGTCACGCCGGAGCAGATCGAACGCCTCGAGTACTCACCGGCGTTCGCCGATGCGATGGCAGAGGAACTCCAGCGAGCGGAAACGCTGTACCGCGAAGGCGTCGCCGGTATCCGGTATCTCCCCGAGGACTGCCAGCTCCCGGTGTTGCTCGCGGCAGTCCTCTACGCCGAACATCACTCCCTGATCCGGGCTCGAGACTACGACGTCCTCACCGACGAGCCGTCGCTGTCGACCGTTCGCAAACTCCGGTGTCTGGCCCGGACCCGCTGGCACTGGCACTGGAACCGTGACCCGGAGGCGGTCTTCCAGCGCGTCTCGGCCGTGCCGGTGGTGGAGCCGGATCGACACGGGCCGGGACACGGGGGTCGAGTTCCGACGCGGTGA
- a CDS encoding CAP domain-containing protein, with translation MDPPDTDAGDQPPDSSRDPGLLRGIVRLVFLAAVLALLVGGVAYGPELLEDRGVLEDVEINDLPSPSPDPPPAGERNPDVADPDDPGETTYETDVETVSSVAVEDFVHAEVNDRRADHGLEPLEWDGTVASVSRAHSHDMAERDYFAHENPEGEGPFDRFNDVEGYCRGYGENIALTWVERPVDGPGDGEATTHQTAAGLATGLVDQWMNSTEHRAAILEDHGGPAWDRGGVGVTITEEGAVYATHNFCTEW, from the coding sequence ATGGACCCGCCAGATACCGACGCCGGTGACCAGCCCCCCGACTCGAGTCGTGACCCGGGCCTGTTGCGAGGAATCGTTCGACTCGTGTTCCTCGCGGCTGTTCTCGCATTACTCGTCGGCGGCGTCGCCTACGGGCCGGAACTTCTCGAGGACCGGGGTGTCCTCGAAGACGTCGAGATCAACGACCTGCCGTCGCCGAGTCCCGATCCGCCGCCTGCCGGCGAGCGAAACCCCGACGTCGCCGACCCGGACGATCCCGGTGAAACGACCTACGAAACCGACGTCGAGACAGTCTCCTCCGTTGCTGTCGAGGACTTCGTTCACGCCGAAGTCAACGACCGGCGGGCCGACCACGGTCTGGAACCGCTCGAGTGGGACGGGACCGTCGCGTCGGTCTCGCGCGCCCACAGCCACGACATGGCCGAGCGCGACTACTTCGCCCACGAGAATCCCGAGGGTGAAGGGCCGTTCGACCGATTCAACGACGTCGAGGGGTACTGTCGGGGCTACGGCGAGAACATCGCGCTCACCTGGGTCGAGCGACCCGTCGACGGCCCGGGAGATGGGGAGGCAACCACTCACCAGACTGCAGCGGGGCTCGCGACCGGACTCGTCGACCAGTGGATGAACTCCACAGAGCACCGGGCAGCGATCCTCGAAGACCACGGCGGGCCGGCCTGGGATCGCGGTGGTGTCGGCGTCACGATCACCGAGGAAGGAGCGGTGTACGCGACGCACAACTTCTGCACGGAGTGGTAG